Within Gilvibacter sp. SZ-19, the genomic segment CTTAGAACAGTTTGTAGAAGATATCCCCACCCGACTTGGTCCGGTAATTACAAAAACATTACAAGAACAGATTGCAAACAGTCAAGATAAAGTAGTAGAAGCCTTGTACCCTATTTTGGGAAAAATGGTGAAACGCTATATTCAGAACGAACTGGCTCTGCTTTCTGAAAATATTAATAATAAGGTCAATAATACCTTTACCCTTAAAGGAATTCAGCGCAAGCTTAAGGCGCTCTTTACCGGGGTAAAAGAAAGTGACATTATATTGAGTGAATTAGACGCTCCGGAGCTCATGGAGGTCTTTGTCATCAAAAAAGGTTCTGGCATGTTGCTGGGTAATTATTCCAATCAACAGACCTTAGACAAAGATCTTATTTCTGGCATGTTGACTGCCATTAAGAGTTTTGTGGAAGATGCTTTTCAGGGCGAAAGCCAAAATTTGGAAGGTATTGACTACGAGTTGTACAAAATTCAAATACAAAATTTTCATTCCTACTATATGGCCGTTGTGGTTTCTGGAAACCTCACGCCGCAGTTCGAAAATGAAATAGAAGACCTAATCCTAGAAAACAGCGACACTTTAAGTGAACTGTTGACCAACGCGCAACGTGAAAATGTAGACATTTTCCTGGCTTCGATGTTCGAAGACTACCTGGAGAAAAGTTAATTTTTAAGTTTGGAACACAAATTGTTAAGCAATCATTGACAACTAAAATTACCTTGTATTAGATGGAAGTATCTAAAAAAATTGTGCTGTTGGGGCATTTCGGAGTTGGCAAAACCAGCTTGGTGCGCCGCTATGTAGA encodes:
- a CDS encoding cell envelope biogenesis protein OmpA, encoding MVEEKDKLNLLRDILLIDDREVADAISKRLDTITETLESREKLAKKVDPIFEENLEQFVEDIPTRLGPVITKTLQEQIANSQDKVVEALYPILGKMVKRYIQNELALLSENINNKVNNTFTLKGIQRKLKALFTGVKESDIILSELDAPELMEVFVIKKGSGMLLGNYSNQQTLDKDLISGMLTAIKSFVEDAFQGESQNLEGIDYELYKIQIQNFHSYYMAVVVSGNLTPQFENEIEDLILENSDTLSELLTNAQRENVDIFLASMFEDYLEKS